A window of the Carassius carassius chromosome 36, fCarCar2.1, whole genome shotgun sequence genome harbors these coding sequences:
- the LOC132116765 gene encoding olfactory receptor 8G17-like has protein sequence MDNLTLRHSLLLVEGLKVTPQSSQPVFTVLLLVYVFSLVSNIGLIVLISTEKNLHDPMHFLFCNLPVNDIIGTTVIMPRLLQDILKQASEHYISYVECVIQAYFVHIFTAACHYVLMIMAFDRYVAICNPLRYTAIMTNKMVIILSIFAWGLAFLLVTIMIGLTVRLSHCRYKIENPFCDNASLFKLSCENVVINNIFGIIYTVVVLSLSAVTILITYVKIATVCITSKNKALNSKAIKTCSTHLAVYLIMFISGAVFIFLHRFPEYSDSRKLASIMFHIVPPGLNPLVYGLQTKEIRQKIVKF, from the coding sequence ATGGACAACCTGACATTAAGACACAGCCTTCTACTCGTGGAGGGACTGAAAGTTACACCTCAGTCATCCCAGCCTGTTTTCACAGTACTTCTTTTGGTTTATGTCTTTTCATTGGTTTCAAACATTGGTCTTATAGTTCTGATCTCAACAGAGAAGAATCTGCATGACCCTATGCATTTTCTGTTCTGTAACTTGCCAGTGAATGATATAATAGGAACCACTGTCATTATGCCACGCTTACTACAGGACATTTTAAAACAAGCGTCAGAGCACTATATATCATATGTGGAGTGTGTTATTCAAGCTtattttgtgcatatatttaCAGCAGCATGTCACTATGTGCTGATGATTATGGCCTTTGACAGATACGTGGCTATATGCAATCCACTGCGATACACCGCCATAATGACCAATAAAATGGTTATTATACTCTCAATATTTGCTTGGGGCCTGGCTTTTCTTCTGGTGACAATTATGATAGGCCTAACTGTGCGTTTGTCTCACTGTAGATATAAAATTGAAAATCCTTTCTGTGACAATGCATCACTGTTTAAACTGTCATGTGAAAATGTGGTTATTAACAATATCTTTGGAATTATTTATACTGTGGTTGTACTCAGTCTTTCAGCAGTAACAAtattaattacatatgtaaagaTTGCTACTGTATGTATAACCAGCAAAAACAAAGCACTGAACAGCAAAGCCATAAAAACCTGCAGCACTCATTTAGCtgtatatttaattatgtttatttctgGAGCcgtttttatttttctgcatCGTTTCCCTGAATACTCTGACAGCAGGAAACTAGCCAGTATAATGTTTCACATTGTACCACCAGGATTAAATCCCTTAGTATATGGTTTACAAACCAAAGAGATAAGACAAAAGATTGTTAAATTCTAG